From a region of the Vanessa atalanta chromosome 13, ilVanAtal1.2, whole genome shotgun sequence genome:
- the LOC125068047 gene encoding uncharacterized protein LOC125068047 gives MEEVMNALRKIQSELDAQKSTILECGEKVTETVTQNINSILEEKFKSWDEKYEHLKEKLVNQEKRIYFLEKQARKNNVVFFGIEETETSYQILENIITNFVKKYFSLDLDHRDIQEVKRIGKKSERPRPIIVTFTTLGTKIKIFKQRRDALKETTYYVTEDYPKEILEKRKELQAQAKIEMEKGNIVKIIYDKLVIQEKNKTTGNKKRMLTLSPETPTENGSKTQANKKNKHHTQIKRTSSLSEGIVKPSMLNFLVNKNQNNTHGSQFNKTDNL, from the coding sequence ATGGAAGAAGTTATGAACGCACTTCGTAAAATTCAGAGCGAACTCGACGCGCAGAAAAGTACTATCTTAGAATGCGGAGAAAAAGTAACTGAAACAGTTACTCAAAATATAAACAGCATACtagaagaaaaatttaaaagctgGGATGAAAAATACGAACACCTGAAAGAAAAGTTAGTAAACCAagaaaaacgaatttatttccTAGAAAAGCAGGCACGAAAAAACAATGTCGTGTTTTTCGGCATTGAAGAAACCGAAACCTCATAtcaaatattggaaaacattATAACTAACTTTGTAAAAAAGTACTTCTCTCTAGACCTGGACCATAGAGACATTCAAGAAGTCAAGAGAATTGGTAAAAAAAGTGAAAGGCCCCGACCCATAATTGTCACATTTACTACACTTggcactaaaataaaaatatttaaacaaagaagAGATGCACTTAAAGAAACTACATATTACGTAACCGAAGATTACCCGAAAGAAATACTAGAAAAAAGAAAAGAGCTACAAGCGCAGGCTAAGATAGAGATGGAAAAAGGAAATATAGTAAAGATCATCTACGATAAACTTGTCATTCAAGAGAAAAACAAAACCACGGGAAACAAAAAGAGAATGCTTACATTATCTCCCGAAACACCAACGGAGAACGGATCAAAAACACAGGCcaacaagaaaaataaacaccACACACAAATAAAAAGAACTTCTAGTCTGTCTGAAGGAATAGTAAAACCAAGCATGCTTAAtttcttagtaaataaaaatcaaaacaatacgCATGGCTCTCAGTTTAACAAAACTGACAACTTGTAG